In Streptomyces sclerotialus, the DNA window TCGTTCACACAGCAACCCTAGGACGTGCCCGGCCGGTTTGGATAGTCGGGCACCCCCTCGGCGGGGGTGACCGCACCCAAGGTCACGGCAGCCGGACGTGGAGAGCGGCCTGGACCAAGGCCGCATGCAGTCGTACGGAGAGCGTGGCCAGCTCCCTGGCCGTGGCCTCCGCATGGGCCCTGGTCTGCGGGTTGCGGTGCCGCTTCAACGGCGCCACGACCTGCTCGATCAGGCCCGCCTCGCGCTCCGCGGCGGCCTTCACCGCCCGCAGATGGCGCGCTTCCAGGCCGAAACGGCCCAGCTCGGCGACGAGCTTGGCGACCGTCACGGCTTCGATGTCGTACCCGCCGTCGGACGCCGGGGCGAGCAGTCCGTACGCCTCCCAGTCCGCGAGCTCGGACTCGTCCACCTCAGTGGCGGCCAGCAGCTCGTCGCGGCCGATCCGGGCGGCCGTCGGATGCTCACCGGACGGCTCCTGCACACCGTCCAGCAGCTCCCTGGGCGCCGTGGCAGGCGCCGGGAGCTGCACGTCCTCACCGCGCGCCACGGCGTCCAGGTGCTCACGGATGACCTTCAGCGGCAGGTAGTGGTCGCGCTGCATGCGCAGCACGTCCGCCAGCCGCTCCACGTCCTCCGTGCTGAACTTGCGGTACCCGGACGGCGTACGCTGCGGCTCGACCAGCCCCTCGGACTCCAGGAAACGGATCTTGGAGATCGTGACCTCGGGGAATTCGTCGCGCAGCAGGTTGAGCACCGTACCGATGCTCACCAGCTCGCCGGCCGCGG includes these proteins:
- the ftsR gene encoding transcriptional regulator FtsR, yielding MHHTPSGGAGSTGTAAAAGELVSIGTVLNLLRDEFPEVTISKIRFLESEGLVEPQRTPSGYRKFSTEDVERLADVLRMQRDHYLPLKVIREHLDAVARGEDVQLPAPATAPRELLDGVQEPSGEHPTAARIGRDELLAATEVDESELADWEAYGLLAPASDGGYDIEAVTVAKLVAELGRFGLEARHLRAVKAAAEREAGLIEQVVAPLKRHRNPQTRAHAEATARELATLSVRLHAALVQAALHVRLP